One Paracoccus jeotgali DNA window includes the following coding sequences:
- a CDS encoding ABC transporter substrate-binding protein — protein sequence MIRRTLLAAAALAALATGTFAAESLRIGVEGAYPPFSFKEADGSLSGFDIEIAKALCAQMQRDCELVEQEWDGMIPALKARKFDAIVASMSITEERKRQIDFSEKYYKTPARVVAPKASGLEGSAEALAGKRLGVQRGSTHQCYAEAHFPDAEIVLYGTQDEVFRDLSLGRIDAQLSDSLIAQEAFLSKPEGAEYAFLPGDHTDVECYGEGVGIAVRKGDEELRDALSAAIAAIREDGTYATINDKYFPFDIYGGRPEGM from the coding sequence ATGATCAGACGAACTCTTCTTGCTGCCGCCGCACTCGCGGCCCTTGCCACCGGCACCTTCGCGGCCGAGAGCCTTCGCATCGGCGTCGAGGGCGCCTATCCGCCGTTCTCATTCAAGGAAGCCGATGGCAGCCTTTCGGGGTTCGACATCGAGATTGCCAAGGCGCTTTGCGCGCAGATGCAGCGTGACTGCGAACTGGTGGAACAGGAATGGGACGGGATGATCCCGGCCCTGAAGGCGCGCAAGTTCGATGCCATCGTGGCGTCCATGTCGATCACCGAAGAGCGCAAGCGCCAGATCGATTTTTCAGAGAAATATTACAAAACCCCGGCCCGGGTCGTCGCCCCCAAGGCGTCGGGCCTGGAAGGCTCCGCCGAGGCTCTTGCCGGCAAGCGTTTGGGCGTGCAGCGTGGCTCGACCCATCAATGCTATGCCGAGGCGCATTTTCCCGATGCAGAGATCGTTCTTTACGGCACGCAGGACGAGGTCTTTCGCGACCTTTCGCTGGGTCGCATCGACGCGCAGCTGTCGGATTCTCTGATCGCGCAGGAAGCGTTCCTGTCAAAACCCGAGGGGGCGGAGTACGCGTTCCTGCCCGGGGATCACACGGATGTCGAATGTTATGGCGAAGGCGTGGGCATCGCCGTGCGCAAGGGTGACGAAGAATTGCGCGATGCGCTCAGTGCAGCAATCGCCGCGATCCGGGAAGACGGCACCTACGCCACGATCAACGACAAATACTTCCCCTTCGACATCTACGGCGGTCGTCCCGAGGGGATGTAA
- a CDS encoding ABC transporter ATP-binding protein produces the protein MTEAALRIENMHKSFGDHVVLKGISMTAEKGDVVAILGASGSGKSTFLRCINLLETPSDGKVWLKGEEMRMTTRHGIRRPADLRQVERMRSKLAMVFQSFNLWSHMTVLENIVEGPVNVLGIARREAGEKAAALLAKVGLADRADYYPAHLSGGQQQRVAIARALAMEPDVMLFDEPTSALDPELVGEVLAVMRALADEGRTMLVVTHEMAFARDVSTRTVFLHQGQVCEEGAPGDLFRNPQTEQFRAFLSRMN, from the coding sequence ATGACCGAAGCCGCCCTTCGTATCGAGAACATGCACAAGAGCTTTGGCGATCATGTCGTTCTGAAAGGCATTTCGATGACAGCTGAAAAGGGCGACGTGGTAGCGATCTTGGGCGCTTCCGGATCGGGCAAAAGCACCTTTCTGCGCTGCATCAATCTGCTTGAGACGCCAAGCGACGGCAAAGTCTGGCTGAAGGGCGAGGAAATGCGGATGACTACCCGCCATGGCATCCGACGCCCCGCGGATCTGAGACAGGTCGAGCGCATGCGGTCGAAGCTGGCCATGGTCTTTCAGAGCTTCAACCTTTGGTCGCATATGACCGTGCTGGAAAACATCGTCGAAGGCCCCGTGAATGTGCTGGGCATCGCGCGGCGCGAGGCTGGCGAAAAGGCCGCCGCCTTACTCGCCAAGGTCGGACTGGCGGACCGTGCGGACTACTATCCCGCCCACCTGTCGGGCGGTCAGCAGCAGCGCGTGGCGATCGCCCGCGCCCTGGCCATGGAGCCGGACGTCATGCTGTTTGACGAGCCGACCTCGGCCCTTGATCCCGAGCTCGTGGGCGAGGTGCTCGCGGTGATGCGGGCGCTTGCGGATGAAGGCCGGACCATGCTTGTCGTGACCCACGAGATGGCCTTTGCCCGCGATGTCTCGACCCGGACCGTGTTCCTGCACCAGGGGCAGGTCTGCGAGGAAGGCGCGCCCGGAGATCTGTTCCGCAATCCCCAGACCGAGCAATTCCGGGCCTTCCTGTCCCGGATGAACTGA
- a CDS encoding NAD(P)/FAD-dependent oxidoreductase — protein sequence MTVDLAIIGAGPAGMAAARVAAEGGLRVTLLDEQNRPGGQIYRNIATAAEWGWLGNDYARGVDLIHGLNHQLITHQPRATVWRIDSDQGIIWSRDGQSHVTTAAQILLATGAQERPVPFPGWTLPGVMPAGAAQVLMKQSGMVPCDAILAGAGPLLYLVAAQMIEAGSPPQALIETDVDLLRALPRLPRAVPGAKTLAKGLGLIRRIRAAGVPRYRGAKDLRAAQVQDGQVAVSFSTRRGRQKLTSSLLLTHLGVIPQTHLARAMGLRHVYDHAQQAWRPSLSRWGQSSIENVFVAGDGGGIGGADAARAQGALAAIEILHRAGRLDAAERDHRARPLRRSLSRSLSVRPFLDAAYPVPPDFLAPADETIVCRCEEVTARAIRDALADGAHGMRLMRTTLRTGMGPCQGRMCEATVSGLIAEATGRDPSMIGPGRARSPVKPVTLAEIASLGLHPEENS from the coding sequence ATGACCGTCGATCTGGCCATCATAGGCGCAGGACCAGCGGGCATGGCGGCGGCCAGAGTGGCCGCCGAAGGCGGCCTCCGCGTTACGCTTCTGGATGAACAAAATCGTCCCGGGGGACAGATCTATCGCAATATCGCGACAGCCGCGGAGTGGGGCTGGCTCGGAAACGATTATGCCCGTGGCGTCGATCTCATTCACGGTCTGAACCATCAGCTGATCACGCATCAGCCGCGCGCGACAGTCTGGCGCATCGACTCTGATCAGGGCATCATCTGGTCGCGAGACGGTCAAAGCCACGTTACCACGGCCGCACAGATTTTGCTCGCCACCGGTGCCCAGGAACGACCGGTGCCGTTTCCGGGCTGGACCCTGCCCGGCGTCATGCCAGCAGGTGCGGCACAGGTTCTGATGAAGCAGTCGGGCATGGTTCCCTGCGACGCCATCCTCGCAGGGGCAGGGCCGCTGCTCTATCTGGTCGCCGCGCAAATGATCGAGGCCGGGTCGCCGCCGCAGGCGCTGATCGAAACTGACGTCGACCTTCTGCGCGCCCTGCCCAGGCTGCCGCGGGCCGTTCCCGGTGCCAAGACGCTGGCCAAGGGGTTGGGCCTGATCCGCCGCATTCGCGCCGCGGGCGTCCCGCGTTATCGAGGCGCGAAGGATCTCCGTGCGGCTCAGGTCCAAGACGGTCAGGTTGCTGTCAGTTTCAGCACGCGCAGAGGAAGGCAGAAACTGACATCTTCCCTGCTGCTGACCCATCTGGGCGTCATCCCGCAGACGCATTTGGCGCGTGCGATGGGCCTTCGGCACGTCTACGACCATGCGCAGCAGGCGTGGCGACCAAGCCTGAGCAGGTGGGGCCAGTCCTCGATCGAGAATGTGTTTGTCGCGGGCGATGGCGGCGGTATTGGCGGTGCAGATGCTGCGCGCGCGCAGGGTGCACTTGCCGCGATTGAAATCCTGCACCGTGCCGGACGGCTGGACGCCGCGGAACGTGATCACCGCGCCCGGCCGTTGCGCCGCAGCTTGTCGCGAAGCCTGTCGGTCCGCCCGTTCCTGGACGCCGCCTATCCCGTGCCGCCGGACTTTCTTGCCCCCGCCGACGAGACCATCGTGTGCCGCTGCGAAGAGGTCACCGCCCGCGCGATCCGCGACGCTTTGGCAGACGGCGCGCATGGTATGCGCCTGATGCGCACTACGCTGCGCACCGGTATGGGACCCTGCCAAGGCCGCATGTGCGAAGCGACGGTTTCGGGCCTGATCGCCGAAGCAACAGGCCGCGACCCTTCCATGATAGGACCGGGTCGCGCCCGCAGCCCCGTCAAGCCCGTCACCTTGGCCGAGATTGCCTCGCTCGGCCTCCATCCCGAGGAAAACTCATGA
- a CDS encoding (2Fe-2S)-binding protein, translating to MSFEGAEVLARPGESVAAALLGRDSAATRTTPVSGAGRTPFCMMGVCFDCLVTIDGLPNVQACMVEAREGMVIRRQHGARRIGKGS from the coding sequence ATGAGTTTCGAGGGCGCAGAGGTGCTGGCTCGCCCGGGGGAAAGCGTCGCCGCCGCATTACTGGGGCGGGATTCTGCCGCAACACGCACCACCCCTGTGAGCGGGGCAGGGCGCACCCCCTTCTGCATGATGGGGGTCTGTTTCGACTGCCTCGTGACCATCGACGGCCTCCCGAATGTGCAGGCATGCATGGTCGAGGCGCGCGAAGGCATGGTTATCCGCCGCCAGCATGGCGCGCGCCGGATCGGGAAGGGCTCATGA
- a CDS encoding NAD(P)/FAD-dependent oxidoreductase gives MVPQSPTAIIGGGIVGLAVALGLATRGHNVLVLDGSDQDMRATQGNFGLVWLQGKGAGHAPYARWSFQAAQAWAGFADWLSSLTGIDVALCQQGGYEFFTDAREFEGFGQELRQQAAALGEGFSFECLSQGDLSHRLPGIGRAVVGATFCPLDGHVNPLRLHVALRKAGQAEGVRFVGDARVASVRAKAEGFEILRENGETICVSRVVLCAGLGAAHLGPQLGFCAPIRAQQGELLITERVADRLPFLSSTIRQVDEGGLQIGGTKAEAENDVETTEHMVGLAQHAVQVWPRLADIRVLRSWAALRVMTPDGYPIYQRSTDYPGAFLVTCHSGVTLAPLHATRLAEWIDEDPAAPKLEAFDERRFALS, from the coding sequence ATGGTCCCACAATCACCCACGGCAATTATCGGCGGCGGCATCGTCGGGCTGGCCGTGGCTTTGGGCCTCGCCACGCGCGGGCATAATGTGCTGGTGCTGGATGGGAGCGACCAGGACATGCGCGCTACGCAGGGCAATTTCGGTCTTGTCTGGTTGCAGGGAAAGGGCGCCGGGCACGCTCCTTATGCCCGTTGGTCTTTTCAGGCAGCGCAGGCTTGGGCCGGTTTCGCCGACTGGCTGTCGTCACTGACAGGGATTGATGTCGCCCTGTGCCAACAGGGCGGATACGAATTTTTCACCGACGCCCGCGAGTTTGAAGGCTTTGGTCAGGAACTGCGCCAGCAAGCCGCTGCTCTGGGTGAAGGCTTTTCCTTCGAGTGCTTAAGCCAAGGCGATCTTTCGCACCGGTTGCCCGGAATAGGTCGCGCGGTGGTTGGAGCGACATTTTGCCCGCTGGACGGGCATGTAAATCCGCTGCGGCTGCATGTCGCGCTGCGCAAGGCAGGTCAGGCAGAGGGCGTTCGTTTCGTCGGAGACGCGCGTGTGGCGTCGGTGCGTGCGAAAGCTGAGGGCTTCGAGATCCTTCGCGAAAACGGTGAGACGATCTGCGTCAGCCGGGTTGTTCTCTGCGCGGGCTTGGGTGCCGCGCATCTCGGTCCCCAACTCGGGTTCTGCGCGCCGATCCGCGCGCAGCAAGGGGAGTTGCTGATTACCGAGCGGGTTGCCGACCGCCTGCCGTTCCTGTCTAGCACGATCCGGCAGGTGGATGAGGGCGGACTGCAGATTGGCGGCACCAAGGCAGAAGCCGAAAATGATGTCGAGACTACTGAGCATATGGTCGGGCTGGCGCAACACGCTGTGCAGGTTTGGCCCAGACTGGCCGATATCCGCGTGCTGCGGTCGTGGGCGGCGCTGCGGGTGATGACGCCTGACGGCTATCCGATCTATCAGCGCTCCACCGATTACCCTGGCGCGTTTCTCGTCACCTGCCACAGCGGGGTGACGCTGGCACCGCTGCATGCGACGCGGCTGGCCGAGTGGATCGACGAGGATCCCGCGGCCCCGAAGCTAGAGGCTTTCGATGAACGCCGCTTCGCGCTTTCATGA
- a CDS encoding LysR substrate-binding domain-containing protein, which translates to MFKYYELDMKLSHRQIEAFRAIIESGSVTAAADLLFVTQPSVSRLLADLEAELGFSLFARIGRSLTPTPEANALYEEVRRSYVGLQEVSRVADDIRRYRSGSLKIAAMPALGLSFLPSIVAQFLAERTGIAVSLRVRSSHAVVQHVSSQQFDIGFSALDVDLPAIRREPLGTLPMLAVLPPNHVLCEKQVLEPRDFHGKPFIALGSEISTRSDTDHFFSLAKVRPLVVAEAQLSFSICAMVAGGAGMSIVEPVTARHCAELGLVEVRPLSPEQPFTYDMLTPALRPSSRLVGDLAARVKERFLALGSG; encoded by the coding sequence ATGTTCAAATACTATGAGTTGGACATGAAACTCTCCCACCGCCAGATCGAGGCCTTTCGCGCCATCATTGAGAGCGGGTCTGTCACCGCGGCCGCTGATCTGCTGTTTGTGACCCAGCCGTCGGTCAGTCGCCTGCTGGCGGACTTGGAGGCTGAACTGGGGTTCTCGCTGTTTGCCAGGATTGGGCGCAGCCTGACCCCAACACCTGAGGCGAACGCGCTCTACGAGGAGGTCAGACGCTCATATGTCGGCTTGCAGGAGGTCTCTCGCGTGGCGGACGATATCAGGAGGTATCGCAGCGGTAGCCTTAAAATCGCTGCCATGCCCGCACTGGGCCTGAGCTTTCTGCCGTCCATTGTCGCCCAGTTTCTGGCAGAACGGACAGGAATAGCCGTCTCGCTTCGGGTTCGCAGTTCGCATGCCGTCGTTCAACATGTAAGTTCGCAGCAGTTCGACATCGGCTTCAGCGCGTTGGACGTGGACCTTCCCGCCATTCGGCGCGAGCCTCTGGGAACCTTGCCTATGCTGGCGGTGCTACCGCCAAACCACGTCTTGTGCGAGAAGCAGGTGCTTGAACCCAGAGACTTCCACGGCAAACCCTTCATCGCCCTTGGAAGCGAGATAAGCACCCGGTCGGACACAGATCATTTCTTCTCGTTGGCGAAAGTGCGGCCTCTTGTGGTCGCCGAAGCGCAGCTGTCATTCTCTATCTGTGCAATGGTTGCCGGAGGAGCCGGAATGTCGATTGTCGAACCCGTTACGGCCCGACATTGTGCCGAACTGGGGCTGGTCGAAGTCCGACCCCTGTCGCCTGAACAGCCCTTTACCTATGACATGCTTACCCCTGCTCTTCGTCCTTCGTCGCGCCTCGTGGGCGACCTCGCGGCGAGGGTAAAAGAGAGGTTCCTGGCGCTTGGCTCTGGATAG
- a CDS encoding RidA family protein, which translates to MNTAFPLPEPIGTDYEYILASRHDRIVMVAGQIAKTAHNQLHAVGRCGEDVDLPTAQKSAEIAAAQALAWLTRQQAPGERIERIMRMTAYVAVGDSGAEVDISAIADAASRVFISALGERGRHPRSVIGVSRLPRNAPVLLEVTGAIGSSSSE; encoded by the coding sequence ATGAACACAGCCTTTCCTCTACCTGAGCCAATTGGGACGGATTACGAATATATCTTGGCTTCGCGCCACGACCGGATCGTCATGGTTGCAGGACAGATCGCGAAGACCGCTCACAACCAGCTACATGCCGTCGGTCGTTGCGGTGAAGATGTCGACCTGCCGACAGCGCAGAAAAGCGCAGAGATCGCCGCGGCGCAGGCGCTCGCCTGGCTGACGCGGCAACAGGCGCCGGGTGAGCGGATCGAACGTATCATGCGCATGACTGCCTATGTCGCTGTTGGCGACAGCGGGGCCGAGGTCGATATTTCGGCGATCGCCGATGCAGCGTCGCGGGTCTTTATCTCCGCCCTGGGTGAGCGTGGCCGTCATCCGCGCTCGGTGATCGGCGTCAGCCGCCTCCCGCGAAACGCACCCGTGCTGTTGGAGGTAACGGGCGCCATCGGATCGTCGTCCTCAGAGTAG
- a CDS encoding TRAP transporter permease yields the protein MTTAPVPVAPLPVARAQVENKLRDGVITALSLAMTAFHLLAASPLWLAPNLLLRAVHILFAVVIIFLLHPVGRGIFGRLINSALVALAIGTLGYAALYHSSIAVRPPWTLEASTLELFVAMGAIFVVLEATRRSLGMAIVWLCLIFIVYAFVGPELRFVSWLRPLAHGGVSINEFVDQMYFSFEGLFGTALGVSAEYIFLFVMFGAVLQVAGGGDFFITITRAMTGQSRGGPAKIAVVASGLMGMMSGSAVANVATTGSLTIPMMLKLGYPRRFAGAVEAIASTGGQLTPPIMGAAAFLMAGILGISYLEVAAAAIIPAALFYVALLLAVHLASIKLNLQPLDRAEAGSTRAVLLGGWTFLIPVVILVVLMLQGYSAGFSAFFGVIAAFVTPYLRPSTFVGWRQQVAGIRLGVEGAVVVAAACASAGIIVGIVQISGLGFKFSALVTSFSGGSLDIALLLAMIASFIFGMGMPTTAAYIVQATLVAPALVKLGADPLAAHMFVFYYAVLGQITPPLAVAAYAAAPIAGETATRVGWTAFLIGLPIYIIPFMFVSNTVLLTPELSVDLLYTLLRSVVAVAALSAVVVGWLFGARLTWATRVVLVLAAVMMIHPDVLSTLAGGLVLAGIYGFQRHQSRQISRVHSS from the coding sequence ATGACCACTGCACCAGTCCCTGTCGCGCCGCTTCCTGTTGCCCGAGCGCAGGTGGAAAACAAGCTTCGCGACGGAGTCATCACCGCTTTGTCGCTCGCCATGACGGCGTTTCACCTGCTAGCGGCATCGCCGCTGTGGCTGGCGCCGAACCTGCTCCTGCGTGCGGTTCATATCTTGTTTGCGGTGGTCATCATCTTTTTGCTTCACCCGGTCGGGCGCGGCATCTTCGGGAGGCTGATCAATAGCGCTCTGGTCGCCCTCGCCATCGGCACACTCGGCTACGCCGCTCTCTATCACAGCTCGATTGCCGTGCGACCGCCTTGGACACTTGAGGCTTCGACTCTCGAGCTGTTCGTGGCGATGGGCGCAATATTTGTTGTGCTTGAAGCCACGCGGCGCAGTCTTGGCATGGCGATCGTCTGGCTATGCCTGATCTTTATCGTTTACGCTTTCGTCGGGCCGGAACTGCGTTTTGTCAGTTGGCTGCGCCCCCTGGCGCATGGTGGCGTCAGCATCAATGAATTTGTCGACCAGATGTATTTCAGCTTCGAAGGGCTCTTCGGCACCGCGCTTGGTGTCTCGGCGGAGTATATCTTTTTGTTCGTGATGTTCGGTGCGGTGCTTCAGGTCGCCGGCGGCGGTGACTTCTTCATCACCATCACCCGCGCGATGACCGGCCAAAGCCGTGGGGGGCCCGCGAAAATTGCGGTTGTCGCAAGCGGTCTGATGGGCATGATGTCGGGCAGCGCCGTGGCGAATGTGGCCACCACGGGTTCACTGACCATCCCGATGATGCTCAAACTTGGCTACCCACGCCGCTTCGCCGGCGCGGTCGAAGCCATCGCCTCGACCGGCGGACAGCTGACCCCTCCGATCATGGGGGCTGCGGCCTTTTTGATGGCCGGCATTCTAGGCATCAGCTATCTTGAGGTCGCTGCAGCGGCCATCATCCCGGCAGCGTTGTTTTATGTTGCATTGCTACTTGCCGTTCACTTGGCGTCGATCAAGCTGAACCTTCAGCCGCTTGACCGGGCCGAGGCTGGATCGACACGGGCCGTCCTCCTGGGCGGGTGGACCTTCCTGATCCCGGTCGTCATCCTGGTGGTGCTGATGCTTCAGGGATATTCAGCCGGCTTCAGCGCTTTCTTTGGTGTCATCGCCGCCTTCGTGACCCCCTATCTCAGGCCATCCACGTTTGTCGGCTGGCGGCAGCAGGTTGCCGGGATCCGGCTCGGTGTGGAAGGCGCCGTCGTCGTCGCTGCGGCCTGTGCGTCAGCGGGCATCATTGTCGGGATCGTTCAGATCTCGGGCCTCGGTTTCAAGTTCAGCGCCTTGGTCACAAGCTTCTCCGGTGGGTCGCTGGATATCGCGCTGCTTCTGGCGATGATCGCGTCATTCATCTTTGGCATGGGGATGCCGACCACCGCCGCCTATATCGTTCAGGCGACGCTCGTCGCGCCCGCGCTGGTCAAGCTTGGTGCCGATCCGCTGGCCGCCCATATGTTCGTGTTCTATTACGCTGTTCTGGGCCAGATCACGCCGCCGCTTGCAGTCGCAGCCTACGCCGCCGCCCCCATCGCCGGCGAAACTGCGACACGGGTCGGATGGACCGCGTTTCTGATCGGGCTGCCAATATACATCATCCCGTTCATGTTCGTGTCGAACACGGTACTTCTGACGCCGGAGCTAAGCGTAGACTTGCTCTATACGCTCTTGCGATCCGTCGTGGCTGTCGCCGCCCTGTCTGCGGTCGTTGTCGGGTGGCTGTTCGGCGCACGGCTGACTTGGGCGACTCGGGTCGTTCTGGTCCTTGCAGCGGTCATGATGATCCATCCGGACGTTCTGTCCACCCTTGCAGGCGGGCTCGTCCTCGCCGGCATCTATGGCTTTCAGCGCCACCAGTCGCGCCAAATTTCAAGGGTCCACTCGTCATGA
- a CDS encoding TAXI family TRAP transporter solute-binding subunit — protein sequence MTSRFSRRSFMGTTAAAAFVAASMPRGAFAAGPDFLTIGGGPSGGVFGIVGTAIASMLSQIFPDSIIDVQPGGSGPNLLRVGAGKADLGITSANNALDAWEGRDPATPESPVRNVRGMMTLMQSAIQIWVDARSDIRTLEDLRGKQVSAGQPGQTSWLVFENLLAAAGMTPGDIEANGGKLHPLSWAESQEALSNGQLDAVMWLSLWPHPTILQNETVRPMRTLSFDGAVLEKFLGESGGGFERVTLPAGLFGGQDEPAETVGTNTILFAKADMPDDIAYDIVKQLWENREDLYAAHSLLKHMTEETVGKGMVVPVHPGARKYFEEQDIAVGDSALGT from the coding sequence ATGACCAGCAGGTTCAGCAGACGATCATTCATGGGCACCACCGCTGCGGCCGCGTTCGTTGCCGCCAGCATGCCACGCGGCGCGTTTGCCGCAGGCCCGGATTTTTTGACCATCGGCGGTGGCCCGTCAGGTGGTGTGTTCGGCATCGTGGGCACCGCCATTGCAAGCATGCTGTCACAGATCTTCCCCGACTCCATCATCGACGTGCAGCCCGGCGGGTCTGGGCCGAACCTGCTTCGCGTCGGAGCGGGCAAGGCCGATCTCGGGATCACATCGGCCAACAACGCTCTTGATGCTTGGGAGGGCCGTGATCCGGCGACGCCCGAGTCGCCAGTCCGCAACGTGCGCGGCATGATGACACTGATGCAGAGCGCGATACAGATTTGGGTCGATGCGCGGTCTGATATCCGCACTCTGGAAGATCTGCGCGGCAAGCAAGTCAGCGCGGGCCAGCCCGGACAGACGTCATGGCTCGTGTTCGAAAACCTGTTGGCCGCCGCCGGCATGACCCCCGGTGACATCGAAGCGAACGGCGGCAAACTGCATCCGCTCAGCTGGGCAGAATCTCAGGAGGCACTGAGCAACGGGCAGCTTGACGCAGTGATGTGGCTTTCCCTGTGGCCGCATCCGACCATTCTGCAGAATGAAACCGTGCGCCCGATGCGCACACTGTCATTCGACGGCGCTGTCCTTGAGAAGTTTCTGGGTGAAAGCGGCGGGGGCTTCGAGCGTGTGACGCTGCCTGCGGGTCTGTTCGGCGGACAGGACGAACCGGCTGAAACAGTGGGCACCAATACCATTCTTTTCGCAAAGGCCGACATGCCTGACGACATTGCCTACGACATCGTCAAGCAACTCTGGGAAAACCGCGAGGATCTGTATGCGGCCCATTCGCTACTGAAACACATGACTGAAGAGACGGTCGGAAAAGGAATGGTGGTGCCCGTGCATCCGGGGGCACGAAAATACTTCGAAGAGCAGGACATCGCCGTTGGCGACTCTGCCCTCGGCACCTGA
- a CDS encoding LysR family transcriptional regulator → MAIKIEMLRNFVAVAELGNLSDAAERLGRTPSAVSMSLKQLEDHLGSPLFESDRKNRLTALGRFTLIEGRREVEQFAHCVETITAFAKARVGIVRIGAVPSVTTVLLPTVVQAFMRDRPDVIIHIRDMDSATVLREVEMQRIDIGFASSRIGMSAISARHLFTDRFGVVCRADHPLRTLRRDLEWSDLQPFTLISNATGAQIDDPEFRAMDDAAFLRIRNTGSVLGMVRADVGITILPKLTIDRDADGLLFLPLAYPHTVRRVNILTRMQAELPPVARAFEQAVVDSVAERADLVLGEIQDN, encoded by the coding sequence ATGGCGATCAAGATCGAGATGCTGCGTAACTTCGTGGCCGTGGCAGAACTCGGCAACCTCAGTGATGCTGCCGAGCGGCTCGGACGGACTCCGTCAGCTGTGTCCATGTCCCTGAAGCAACTCGAAGACCATCTCGGCTCGCCCCTGTTCGAAAGCGACAGGAAGAATAGACTGACGGCGCTTGGACGCTTCACCTTGATTGAGGGGCGGCGAGAGGTGGAGCAATTCGCCCATTGCGTCGAGACGATCACCGCCTTCGCCAAAGCGCGCGTCGGCATTGTGAGGATCGGCGCCGTACCGTCCGTTACGACCGTGCTGCTGCCTACCGTTGTTCAAGCTTTCATGCGCGACCGCCCCGACGTGATCATTCACATCCGGGACATGGACTCGGCGACAGTCCTTCGAGAGGTCGAAATGCAGCGCATCGATATCGGGTTTGCTTCCAGCAGGATCGGCATGTCGGCGATCAGCGCCCGGCATCTGTTTACGGATCGGTTCGGGGTGGTGTGTCGTGCAGATCATCCGTTGCGGACGCTGCGCCGCGACCTGGAATGGTCAGATTTGCAGCCATTCACGCTGATCTCTAATGCGACCGGTGCTCAGATCGACGATCCGGAATTTCGAGCCATGGACGACGCGGCTTTCCTGCGGATCCGGAACACCGGATCAGTATTGGGGATGGTCAGGGCGGATGTAGGCATAACGATCCTGCCGAAACTGACGATCGACAGGGATGCTGATGGCCTGCTGTTTCTGCCGCTCGCCTACCCGCACACCGTCCGGCGCGTGAACATCCTGACCCGGATGCAGGCCGAACTACCGCCGGTCGCGCGCGCGTTTGAGCAGGCGGTGGTGGACAGCGTCGCAGAGCGCGCAGACCTGGTGCTGGGCGAGATTCAAGATAACTGA
- a CDS encoding membrane dipeptidase, translating to MSPPHLIDGLQYANWSEKIFRQMRDGGVDAVHVTIAYHEDFRETVRNITDWNLRFQRHSDLIMQAFTGDDIRHARATGRTAIIFGFQTPAPIEADIGLVEVVHRLGARFMQLSYNNQSLLATGCYEAEDPGLTRMGRQVVTEMNRVGLVVDMSHSADRSTLDAIAHSQRPIAITHANPAKWHPARRNKSDTVLRALAESGGMLGLSLYPHHLRDGSACTLQSFCDMVARTAELMSVDQIGIGSDLCQDQPDSVVEWMRVGRWTREIDYGEGSASAAGFPDQPDWFTDNRSLPGLADGLRNAGFSQEEADKIMGDNWLHFFDRNFGPLSDDRTNYTSAARA from the coding sequence GTGTCCCCACCGCACCTGATCGATGGCCTGCAATATGCCAACTGGTCCGAAAAGATCTTTCGCCAGATGCGCGATGGCGGTGTCGATGCGGTCCATGTGACCATCGCCTATCATGAAGACTTCCGTGAAACAGTGCGCAACATCACGGACTGGAACCTTCGCTTCCAGCGCCATTCTGATCTGATCATGCAGGCTTTCACCGGCGATGATATCCGCCATGCGCGCGCAACCGGCCGGACAGCGATCATTTTCGGTTTCCAGACACCTGCCCCGATCGAAGCCGATATCGGCCTGGTCGAGGTCGTCCACCGGCTGGGCGCGCGGTTCATGCAGTTATCGTATAACAACCAGTCGCTGCTGGCGACTGGTTGTTATGAAGCGGAGGACCCGGGCCTGACGCGTATGGGCCGGCAAGTGGTGACAGAAATGAACCGGGTCGGGCTTGTTGTTGATATGAGCCATTCGGCAGACCGCTCTACCCTGGATGCGATTGCCCATTCACAGCGCCCCATCGCCATCACGCATGCCAACCCGGCGAAGTGGCATCCGGCACGGCGTAACAAGTCCGACACGGTGCTGCGTGCACTGGCGGAAAGCGGCGGAATGCTGGGGCTTTCGCTCTATCCGCATCATTTGAGGGACGGCAGCGCGTGCACGCTGCAATCCTTCTGCGATATGGTCGCCCGGACGGCCGAGTTGATGAGCGTCGACCAGATCGGCATTGGCAGCGATCTGTGTCAGGATCAGCCTGACAGTGTCGTCGAATGGATGCGCGTTGGTCGCTGGACACGCGAAATTGATTATGGCGAGGGCTCGGCAAGTGCTGCCGGCTTCCCCGATCAACCCGATTGGTTCACCGACAACCGCAGCCTGCCGGGACTGGCCGACGGATTGCGAAATGCAGGGTTCTCGCAAGAGGAGGCAGACAAGATCATGGGCGACAACTGGCTGCACTTCTTCGACCGGAACTTCGGACCTCTCTCTGACGACCGAACCAATTACACGTCGGCCGCGCGTGCTTGA